Proteins encoded by one window of Channa argus isolate prfri chromosome 13, Channa argus male v1.0, whole genome shotgun sequence:
- the LOC137140170 gene encoding protein-glutamine gamma-glutamyltransferase 5-like isoform X1 yields MDRMQWTTRISGSVYDHCQLKFINFQAHENHISHETQGLSKKHLVVRRGKPFQLTLMFDSRWNPQTESLVLEVCLGSMSQRIPVQLSDEWSAPQSWSAKIYPGNMHHQSVTIHICSPVLSSVALYELLLHIETKQNRRSCTVGTFVLLCNPWLKSDPVYMPHEVQRQEYVKSDYGVVYMGTDLNVSKRPWSFGQYEPGVLEACLKLLHVSPQHLRDKHKDYLRRADPVYLSRVVCAMVNCNDDLGVVEGRWQGNYKGGVSPAEWSGTADILRRWASSNCKPVQYGQCWVFASVLCTVMRVLGIPARVVTVFNAAHDTDATLKIEECYSSTGEKLNWSKDSIWNFHVWVECWMRRPDLGAVFDGWQVVDPTPQEKSAGIFCCGPCPVFAIQQQIFHLPYDTPFLYASVDADIVRLIVRNGQFVGRKVDNESVGQLICTKRINSDEPEDVTQAYKGVWEPEIVRSYARTVGQPAAEVRMFQGEKLPGLEVSLNINGVPSLGVGIRMCVTVTNRSRIARVLMEHVNAQMKEYNRGPQECFWKTHRELHIQSFEVLTLHHTIAPCEYESFLAGDDIVNLAVVIKDMWTEERVLATREFSMSSQQITIEIEGGDTIQMNQEHTAHVSFTSKLTKTLNEAVLTVSGSGLLQGKHQTRLVHLKPGEKIEKKVSIMATSPGTKLLMATISHSNSPSSFAKSFHKVSVKPV; encoded by the exons ATGGACCGCATGCAATGGACAACACGCATTAGTG GCAGCGTTTATGACCACTGCCAGCTGAAGTTTATCAATTTCCAGGCTCACGAAAACCACATTTCTCATGAGACACAGGGGCTCAGCAAAAAGCACCtggtggtgcgacgagggaaaCCGTTCCAACTGACTTTGATGTTTGACAGCCGGTGGAATCCTCAGACTGAGAGCCTTGTCCTGGAGGTTTGCTTAG GCAGCATGTCACAGAGGATCCCAGTCCAGTTGTCTGATGAATGGTCCGCTCCCCAAAGCTGGTCAGCCAAAATCTACCCGGGCAACATGCATCATCAGTCAGTGACTATCCACATCTGCTCCCCTGTTTTATCCTCAGTGGCTCTGTATGAACTGCTGTTACACATAGAGACCAAACAAAACAGGAGGAGTTGCACGGTGGGAACCTTTGTGCTGCTCTGCAACCCTTGGCTGAAAA GTGACCCGGTGTACATGCCACATGAAGTCCAAAGACAGGAGTATGTTAAAAGTGATTATGGGGTGGTGTACATGGGCACAGATCTAAACGTCAGTAAGCGGCCCTGGTCATTCGGGCAG TATGAGCCTGGGGTTCTAGAGGCCTGTCTGAAGCTCCTGCATGTCAGCCCCCAGCACCTCAGGGACAAACACAAGGACTACCTTCGACGAGCAGACCCTGTCTACCTCAGCAGGGTGGTCTGCGCGATG GTGAACTGTAACGATGACCTGGGTGTCGTGGAGGGACGGTGGCAGGGGAATTACAAAGGTGGAGTCAGTCCCGCAGAGTGGAGCGGCACCGCGGACATCCTTCGCCGCTGGGCCTCGTCCAATTGCAAACCCGTCCAATATGGACAGTGCTGGGTGTTTGCATCTGTCCTCTGCACAG tgatgaGAGTGCTGGGGATTCCTGCCAGGGTGGTGACGGTTTTTAACGCAGCCCATGACACTGACGCCACCCTGAAAATCGAGGAGTGCTACTCAAGCACAGGAGAGAAGCTCAACTGGTCGAAGGACAGCATATG GAACTTCCATGTGTGGGTTGAGTGTTGGATGAGACGACCAGACCTCGGTGCAGTTTTTGATGGCTGGCAGGTGGTGGATCCAACTCCTCAGGAGAAGAGCGCAG GGATATTTTGCTGTGGTCCCTGCCCCGTATTTGCCATCCAGCAGCAAATCTTTCACCTCCCATACGACACCCCGTTCCTCTACGCCTCTGTTGATGCTGATATCGTACGTCTGATCGTGCGCAATGGACAGTTTGTTGGGAGGAAGGTTGACAATGAGTCAGTGGGACAGCTGATCTGCACCAAGAGGATTAACTCAGACGAACCAGAGGACGTGACACAGGCTTATAAGG GGGTCTGGGAACCAGAGATTGTCAGAAGCTACGCGAGgacag TGGGACAACCAGCAGCCGAAGTAAGAATGTTTCAAG GAGAAAAATTACCTGGTTTGGAGGTGTCCCTAAACATTAATGGGGTGCCTTCACTGGGCGTGGGCATTCGCATGTGTGTGACGGTCACAAACCGGTCAAGAATCGCCAGGGTCCTGATGGAACACGTCAACGCTCAGatgaaagagtacaacagaggCCCACAGGAGTGCttctggaaaacacacagagagctgCACATACAGTCATTTGAAG tTTTAACTCTGCACCACACCATCGCTCCTTGTGAGTATGAATCATTTCTGGCAGGTGATGACATTGTGAATCTGGCAGTCGTGATAAAGGACATGTGGACTGAAGAAAGAGTCCTTGCTACACGGGAGTTTAGCATGAGCTCACAACAGATAACCATCGAG ATCGAAGGAGGGGACACGATCCAGATGAACCAGGAGCACACGGCACATGTGTCCTTCACCAGCAAACTTACTAAAACACTGAATGAAGCTGTGCTGACTGTGAGTGGATCTGGGTTGTTACAAGGCAAACATCAGACCAG GCTAGTTCACCTAAAACCAGGTGAAAAGATAGAGAAGAAGGTGTCCATCATGGCCACTTCACCTGGCACTAAGTTGCTGATGGCCACAATCTCACATAGCAACAGCCCCAGCAGCTTTGCCAAGAGCTTTCACAAAGTCTCAGTCAAACCTGTGTGA
- the LOC137140170 gene encoding protein-glutamine gamma-glutamyltransferase 5-like isoform X2 has product MSQVGQITGSVYDHCQLKFINFQAHENHISHETQGLSKKHLVVRRGKPFQLTLMFDSRWNPQTESLVLEVCLGSMSQRIPVQLSDEWSAPQSWSAKIYPGNMHHQSVTIHICSPVLSSVALYELLLHIETKQNRRSCTVGTFVLLCNPWLKSDPVYMPHEVQRQEYVKSDYGVVYMGTDLNVSKRPWSFGQYEPGVLEACLKLLHVSPQHLRDKHKDYLRRADPVYLSRVVCAMVNCNDDLGVVEGRWQGNYKGGVSPAEWSGTADILRRWASSNCKPVQYGQCWVFASVLCTVMRVLGIPARVVTVFNAAHDTDATLKIEECYSSTGEKLNWSKDSIWNFHVWVECWMRRPDLGAVFDGWQVVDPTPQEKSAGIFCCGPCPVFAIQQQIFHLPYDTPFLYASVDADIVRLIVRNGQFVGRKVDNESVGQLICTKRINSDEPEDVTQAYKGVWEPEIVRSYARTVGQPAAEVRMFQGEKLPGLEVSLNINGVPSLGVGIRMCVTVTNRSRIARVLMEHVNAQMKEYNRGPQECFWKTHRELHIQSFEVLTLHHTIAPCEYESFLAGDDIVNLAVVIKDMWTEERVLATREFSMSSQQITIEIEGGDTIQMNQEHTAHVSFTSKLTKTLNEAVLTVSGSGLLQGKHQTRLVHLKPGEKIEKKVSIMATSPGTKLLMATISHSNSPSSFAKSFHKVSVKPV; this is encoded by the exons ATGTCCCAGGTTGGACAAATCACGG GCAGCGTTTATGACCACTGCCAGCTGAAGTTTATCAATTTCCAGGCTCACGAAAACCACATTTCTCATGAGACACAGGGGCTCAGCAAAAAGCACCtggtggtgcgacgagggaaaCCGTTCCAACTGACTTTGATGTTTGACAGCCGGTGGAATCCTCAGACTGAGAGCCTTGTCCTGGAGGTTTGCTTAG GCAGCATGTCACAGAGGATCCCAGTCCAGTTGTCTGATGAATGGTCCGCTCCCCAAAGCTGGTCAGCCAAAATCTACCCGGGCAACATGCATCATCAGTCAGTGACTATCCACATCTGCTCCCCTGTTTTATCCTCAGTGGCTCTGTATGAACTGCTGTTACACATAGAGACCAAACAAAACAGGAGGAGTTGCACGGTGGGAACCTTTGTGCTGCTCTGCAACCCTTGGCTGAAAA GTGACCCGGTGTACATGCCACATGAAGTCCAAAGACAGGAGTATGTTAAAAGTGATTATGGGGTGGTGTACATGGGCACAGATCTAAACGTCAGTAAGCGGCCCTGGTCATTCGGGCAG TATGAGCCTGGGGTTCTAGAGGCCTGTCTGAAGCTCCTGCATGTCAGCCCCCAGCACCTCAGGGACAAACACAAGGACTACCTTCGACGAGCAGACCCTGTCTACCTCAGCAGGGTGGTCTGCGCGATG GTGAACTGTAACGATGACCTGGGTGTCGTGGAGGGACGGTGGCAGGGGAATTACAAAGGTGGAGTCAGTCCCGCAGAGTGGAGCGGCACCGCGGACATCCTTCGCCGCTGGGCCTCGTCCAATTGCAAACCCGTCCAATATGGACAGTGCTGGGTGTTTGCATCTGTCCTCTGCACAG tgatgaGAGTGCTGGGGATTCCTGCCAGGGTGGTGACGGTTTTTAACGCAGCCCATGACACTGACGCCACCCTGAAAATCGAGGAGTGCTACTCAAGCACAGGAGAGAAGCTCAACTGGTCGAAGGACAGCATATG GAACTTCCATGTGTGGGTTGAGTGTTGGATGAGACGACCAGACCTCGGTGCAGTTTTTGATGGCTGGCAGGTGGTGGATCCAACTCCTCAGGAGAAGAGCGCAG GGATATTTTGCTGTGGTCCCTGCCCCGTATTTGCCATCCAGCAGCAAATCTTTCACCTCCCATACGACACCCCGTTCCTCTACGCCTCTGTTGATGCTGATATCGTACGTCTGATCGTGCGCAATGGACAGTTTGTTGGGAGGAAGGTTGACAATGAGTCAGTGGGACAGCTGATCTGCACCAAGAGGATTAACTCAGACGAACCAGAGGACGTGACACAGGCTTATAAGG GGGTCTGGGAACCAGAGATTGTCAGAAGCTACGCGAGgacag TGGGACAACCAGCAGCCGAAGTAAGAATGTTTCAAG GAGAAAAATTACCTGGTTTGGAGGTGTCCCTAAACATTAATGGGGTGCCTTCACTGGGCGTGGGCATTCGCATGTGTGTGACGGTCACAAACCGGTCAAGAATCGCCAGGGTCCTGATGGAACACGTCAACGCTCAGatgaaagagtacaacagaggCCCACAGGAGTGCttctggaaaacacacagagagctgCACATACAGTCATTTGAAG tTTTAACTCTGCACCACACCATCGCTCCTTGTGAGTATGAATCATTTCTGGCAGGTGATGACATTGTGAATCTGGCAGTCGTGATAAAGGACATGTGGACTGAAGAAAGAGTCCTTGCTACACGGGAGTTTAGCATGAGCTCACAACAGATAACCATCGAG ATCGAAGGAGGGGACACGATCCAGATGAACCAGGAGCACACGGCACATGTGTCCTTCACCAGCAAACTTACTAAAACACTGAATGAAGCTGTGCTGACTGTGAGTGGATCTGGGTTGTTACAAGGCAAACATCAGACCAG GCTAGTTCACCTAAAACCAGGTGAAAAGATAGAGAAGAAGGTGTCCATCATGGCCACTTCACCTGGCACTAAGTTGCTGATGGCCACAATCTCACATAGCAACAGCCCCAGCAGCTTTGCCAAGAGCTTTCACAAAGTCTCAGTCAAACCTGTGTGA